One genomic segment of Pseudomonas fortuita includes these proteins:
- a CDS encoding HK97 gp10 family phage protein gives MARQRGGRAWGVPPSAFIGLVEDALAERHRSITLAMLGEIVLRAPVDTGRFLANNIVSIGSPVYYSLDAYDKSGRETVAKGESVLSGLEPYTVTYIQNNLVYAGALEDGHSRQAPAGIYGIAFYGATQAFDK, from the coding sequence ATGGCCAGGCAGAGAGGAGGGCGCGCCTGGGGCGTGCCGCCGTCGGCGTTCATCGGATTGGTGGAAGATGCCCTGGCCGAGCGGCATCGCTCGATCACCCTGGCAATGCTTGGGGAGATCGTTCTACGGGCTCCTGTGGACACCGGGCGCTTCCTGGCGAACAACATCGTCAGCATCGGTTCGCCTGTCTACTACTCCCTCGACGCCTACGACAAGAGCGGGCGGGAGACGGTCGCAAAGGGCGAAAGCGTGCTGTCTGGGCTTGAGCCCTACACCGTCACGTACATCCAGAACAACCTGGTATACGCCGGCGCGCTCGAGGACGGCCACTCACGTCAGGCGCCGGCGGGCATCTACGGCATCGCCTTCTATGGCGCGACACAGGCCTTCGACAAATGA
- a CDS encoding superinfection immunity protein, which yields MFAVRFVVLAFLAAYSLGMGTIPANELNAFGKLVVFSGLISVPLLYMLPTIEAKLRGHTNIASIALVNLFLGWSLIGWVVALVWAFKKPETAPAVAAPNKEAPVVEQAAAATKTCPFCAEDIKVEAIKCKHCGSSLVVS from the coding sequence ATGTTTGCAGTGAGATTCGTGGTTTTGGCATTTCTGGCTGCTTACAGCTTGGGCATGGGGACCATACCAGCTAATGAGCTGAATGCTTTTGGCAAGCTCGTCGTGTTTTCTGGGCTGATCAGCGTGCCGCTGCTTTACATGCTTCCCACGATCGAAGCTAAGTTGCGCGGGCACACCAATATCGCCTCAATTGCGCTCGTTAACCTGTTCCTCGGCTGGTCGCTGATTGGCTGGGTAGTCGCACTGGTATGGGCCTTCAAAAAGCCAGAAACGGCACCTGCAGTGGCCGCTCCGAACAAAGAGGCGCCGGTAGTGGAACAGGCTGCCGCAGCCACAAAAACCTGCCCATTCTGCGCTGAAGATATCAAGGTGGAAGCCATCAAGTGCAAGCACTGTGGCAGCTCCCTAGTGGTGAGCTAA
- a CDS encoding phage tail terminator-like protein — MTFEQIRAIVTGRMTQWAGIPADAIDYPNPLQGPFNPAGKPIWARLADVPGLSSATETGIGPCVRRTGIIMIQLFVPSYKGTLAITKAADTLVQHFEFYSDPTGPFECYAASASTIGDDGHGWYQVNVSFPYRAY; from the coding sequence ATGACCTTCGAACAGATCCGGGCCATCGTCACTGGCCGCATGACGCAGTGGGCGGGCATTCCCGCAGACGCTATCGATTATCCGAACCCGCTACAGGGGCCTTTCAATCCTGCCGGTAAGCCAATCTGGGCCAGGCTCGCGGATGTGCCCGGGCTATCCAGCGCCACAGAGACCGGGATCGGCCCCTGCGTTCGCCGCACCGGCATCATCATGATTCAGCTGTTCGTGCCCAGCTACAAGGGCACGCTGGCCATTACCAAGGCCGCCGACACGCTGGTGCAGCACTTCGAGTTCTACAGCGACCCGACTGGGCCGTTTGAGTGCTACGCAGCCTCGGCCAGCACGATCGGCGATGACGGCCATGGCTGGTACCAGGTCAACGTCAGCTTCCCATACCGGGCCTACTGA
- a CDS encoding DnaT-like ssDNA-binding protein: MADYYGTVAGADAYHQARGNAAWAAAAEADKEAALARASAYIDGLGTQLPTTGCVLSFPGRKVGGRAQALQWPREGATDRNGDPIDAGSVPREVEQAVYEGALRELVKPGSLNPDYVASKAVKRAKVGPLETEFFGPEDVDGQPNKPVVGIINDILAPIMVLRCPLPAVVVV, translated from the coding sequence ATGGCTGACTACTACGGTACCGTGGCTGGCGCTGACGCCTACCACCAGGCCCGTGGCAATGCCGCCTGGGCGGCTGCTGCTGAGGCCGACAAGGAAGCGGCACTGGCGCGGGCATCAGCCTACATCGACGGCCTTGGCACCCAACTGCCCACCACAGGCTGCGTCCTGTCTTTCCCAGGGCGCAAGGTTGGCGGCAGGGCCCAGGCGCTGCAATGGCCGCGCGAAGGCGCTACAGACCGCAACGGCGACCCAATCGACGCTGGCTCAGTGCCGCGAGAGGTGGAGCAGGCAGTCTACGAAGGCGCGCTGCGTGAACTGGTGAAACCGGGCAGTCTGAACCCTGACTACGTCGCCTCCAAGGCCGTGAAACGGGCCAAGGTAGGGCCTCTGGAAACCGAGTTCTTCGGCCCTGAGGATGTCGACGGGCAGCCCAACAAGCCCGTCGTCGGCATCATCAACGACATCCTGGCGCCAATCATGGTGCTGCGGTGCCCGCTGCCGGCAGTGGTGGTCGTGTGA
- a CDS encoding phage minor head protein, producing the protein MAKAYLDQIRATLDAATIAEIERLIATRDDSALADMLAVGVFAALMELIRSGYMAGAKAEASSVPRSLGRQELDVNADGAQSWLAQHIANLKAQMALDQVDGISVTVSSGLQAGRSPRQIALDLAGRVSKQTGRRTGGTVGLPGNFSQYVADARTQLRSGDPEQLRKYLTRTRRDKRFDAMVMRALKNGTPVTSVDVDRIAGRYADRLLQTHAQMIARTEALESFSAGRDRVYEQLVERGLPREAIVKDWETRRDEKVRNSHAGMQGQTRTLGEPFSTNSGALLRYPGDRALGAGWDETANCRCQARYTIRANYARRDAGNLRGAVR; encoded by the coding sequence ATGGCCAAAGCCTACCTTGACCAGATTCGGGCAACGCTGGACGCGGCCACCATTGCCGAGATCGAGCGCCTCATCGCGACGCGAGACGATTCCGCCCTGGCGGATATGCTTGCGGTCGGGGTGTTCGCTGCACTGATGGAGTTGATCCGCTCGGGCTATATGGCCGGCGCCAAGGCAGAAGCGAGCAGCGTACCGCGCAGCCTGGGCAGGCAGGAGCTGGATGTGAATGCCGATGGCGCCCAGTCATGGCTGGCGCAGCACATTGCCAACCTGAAGGCACAAATGGCCCTGGATCAGGTCGATGGCATCAGCGTTACGGTTTCATCAGGTCTTCAGGCCGGTCGAAGCCCGCGACAGATCGCCCTGGACCTGGCTGGCCGCGTGAGCAAGCAAACCGGTCGGCGCACAGGCGGCACGGTCGGGCTGCCTGGCAACTTCTCACAATACGTGGCCGATGCCCGCACCCAGCTGCGCAGCGGTGATCCTGAGCAACTGCGTAAGTACCTGACCCGAACCCGCCGCGACAAGCGATTCGACGCCATGGTCATGCGGGCGCTGAAGAACGGCACGCCGGTGACCAGCGTTGATGTCGACCGCATCGCCGGGCGCTACGCCGACCGCCTGCTGCAGACCCATGCGCAGATGATCGCTCGCACCGAGGCGCTTGAGTCATTCAGCGCTGGCCGTGACCGGGTGTATGAGCAGCTGGTCGAGCGCGGGCTGCCACGGGAAGCCATCGTCAAGGACTGGGAGACCAGGCGAGACGAAAAGGTGCGCAACAGCCACGCTGGCATGCAGGGGCAGACCCGGACACTGGGCGAGCCGTTCAGCACCAACTCAGGCGCGCTGCTGCGCTACCCTGGCGACCGCGCTTTGGGCGCAGGATGGGACGAAACCGCGAACTGCCGGTGCCAGGCCCGGTACACCATAAGGGCGAACTATGCGCGACGAGATGCAGGAAATCTTCGGGGAGCTGTTCGATGA
- a CDS encoding KilA-N domain-containing protein — MIESNVIPFHYQGQAVRFNSDGWINATDVAKRFGKRPVDWLKQDETKQYMGVLAEALNCDPESLLETRRGRYQSGTWLHPKLGVAFARWLDLKFAVWADLHIDALLRGELNEKQQFDRACRALDDAKAVASLSGRELARWRNKKPGLEHQVEYWRDQLQMTLGLDAA; from the coding sequence ATGATCGAGAGCAACGTCATTCCGTTTCACTACCAAGGCCAGGCTGTTCGCTTCAATAGCGATGGCTGGATCAATGCCACTGATGTAGCCAAGCGATTCGGTAAACGCCCGGTCGATTGGCTGAAGCAGGACGAAACCAAGCAGTACATGGGTGTTTTAGCCGAAGCGCTTAATTGTGATCCTGAGTCACTTTTAGAAACTCGCCGCGGGCGCTACCAGAGCGGCACCTGGCTGCATCCGAAGCTGGGGGTGGCCTTTGCTCGATGGCTGGATCTGAAGTTCGCCGTCTGGGCCGACCTACACATTGATGCCCTGCTGCGCGGCGAGTTGAACGAGAAGCAGCAATTTGACCGCGCCTGCCGTGCTCTGGACGACGCGAAGGCCGTTGCAAGCCTGAGCGGTCGTGAGCTGGCCCGCTGGCGCAACAAGAAGCCAGGCCTGGAACACCAGGTCGAATACTGGCGCGACCAGTTGCAAATGACACTCGGGCTCGACGCGGCCTGA
- a CDS encoding DUF1073 domain-containing protein, with product MGVVRYLSDKLVNLVANLGTERDKASGSTYAPVILTDEQLVNAYRGAWLPRKIVDIPALDGTRRWRGWQADKKQIEKIEAEEARLDLRAKVKQALTRARLFGGSAIFIGTGEMNTAVPLNPDRIQTGGLKYLAVMNRRQLSPTEIEQDPQSERFGKPKAYRLADSQLEIHPSRLVIFSGAEHPDPDLAPANIFGWGDSVLQALFEAIKQSDGTMANVASLVFEAKVDVIRIPDFMQSLQDDGYRKQVLERITLAATAKGINGTLLLDKEEDYETKSASFGTLPDIIDRFLQAVSGAADIPATRLLGQSPSGLNSTGEADLRNYYDRIQALQELDITPALKLLDDCLIRSALGSRPAQIHYVWNPLWQPTAKERSEISKQTAETIKTLGETKLWPEDALSKAATTLLVEQSVLPGLEAAITEFGAELPEEEPDDVPPTP from the coding sequence ATGGGCGTAGTCCGATACCTCAGCGACAAGCTGGTGAACCTGGTCGCGAACCTGGGCACCGAGCGCGACAAGGCATCGGGCTCGACGTATGCGCCGGTGATCCTGACAGATGAGCAGCTGGTCAATGCGTACCGGGGTGCATGGCTGCCCCGCAAGATCGTCGACATCCCTGCCTTAGACGGCACTCGCCGCTGGCGGGGATGGCAGGCTGACAAGAAGCAGATCGAGAAGATCGAGGCCGAGGAGGCTCGCCTTGACCTTCGCGCCAAGGTGAAGCAGGCCCTGACACGGGCAAGGCTGTTCGGCGGCTCGGCAATCTTCATTGGTACCGGCGAAATGAATACCGCGGTCCCGCTCAACCCTGACCGAATCCAAACAGGCGGCCTCAAGTACCTGGCAGTGATGAACCGGCGCCAATTGTCGCCGACTGAGATTGAGCAGGATCCGCAGTCGGAGCGCTTCGGCAAGCCCAAGGCCTACCGACTGGCGGATAGCCAGCTGGAGATCCACCCGTCTCGACTGGTGATCTTCTCCGGCGCCGAGCACCCAGACCCAGATCTGGCCCCGGCCAACATCTTCGGCTGGGGCGATTCGGTGCTGCAGGCGCTGTTCGAGGCCATCAAGCAGTCCGACGGAACGATGGCCAACGTAGCCAGCCTGGTGTTCGAGGCCAAGGTGGACGTTATCCGCATTCCTGACTTCATGCAGAGCCTGCAGGACGATGGATACCGGAAACAGGTGCTGGAGCGTATCACCTTGGCAGCCACCGCCAAGGGCATCAACGGGACCCTGCTGCTCGACAAGGAAGAGGACTACGAGACCAAGTCGGCAAGCTTCGGCACGCTGCCCGACATCATCGACCGCTTTCTACAGGCTGTATCCGGCGCCGCCGACATCCCAGCCACCCGCTTGCTGGGGCAGTCGCCGTCCGGCCTGAACTCGACCGGTGAAGCTGACCTGCGCAACTACTACGACCGCATTCAGGCGCTGCAGGAGCTGGACATCACGCCTGCACTGAAGCTGCTGGATGACTGCCTGATCCGCTCGGCGCTCGGCTCCAGGCCGGCCCAGATCCACTACGTGTGGAATCCCCTCTGGCAGCCGACGGCGAAGGAGCGGTCGGAGATCAGCAAGCAGACTGCCGAGACCATCAAGACCCTGGGCGAGACGAAGCTCTGGCCTGAAGACGCGCTGAGCAAGGCGGCCACCACGCTTCTGGTCGAGCAGAGCGTTCTTCCGGGTTTGGAGGCGGCCATCACTGAGTTCGGGGCTGAACTTCCTGAAGAAGAGCCAGACGACGTTCCGCCCACGCCCTGA
- a CDS encoding DUF2280 domain-containing protein — translation MAALTNEVKGFIVQALACFDTPTQVVEAVKNEFGQVVTRQQVESHDPTKACSKGLAKRWVTLFEDTRKRFREETAEIPIANRAYRLRALGRMAEKAENMRNLALTAQLLEQAAKEVGDVYVNRQTKADVPQENAVPTSVQVTVMDARKRDADA, via the coding sequence ATGGCAGCCCTGACAAATGAGGTGAAGGGCTTCATCGTTCAGGCCCTGGCGTGCTTTGACACACCCACCCAAGTGGTGGAGGCCGTCAAGAATGAATTCGGGCAGGTCGTGACCCGCCAGCAGGTCGAAAGTCACGATCCAACCAAGGCGTGTAGCAAGGGCCTAGCCAAGCGCTGGGTGACCCTGTTCGAAGACACACGCAAGCGTTTCCGCGAGGAGACAGCAGAGATTCCGATCGCCAACCGGGCCTACCGACTGAGAGCGCTGGGCAGGATGGCCGAGAAGGCCGAGAACATGCGCAACCTGGCCCTCACCGCGCAGCTGCTGGAGCAGGCTGCCAAGGAAGTCGGTGACGTGTACGTGAACAGGCAGACCAAGGCGGATGTGCCGCAGGAGAACGCGGTACCTACTTCCGTGCAGGTAACCGTGATGGATGCGAGGAAGCGCGATGCCGACGCTTAA
- a CDS encoding terminase large subunit domain-containing protein, with the protein MPTLNCPQATFINMPHKFRGFVAGFGSGKTWVGCAGICKHVWEWPRINSGYFAPTYPQIRDIFFPTIEEVAFDWGLKVKTKESDKEVEFYSGGQYRSTTICRSMEKPQTIVGFKIGHALVDELDVLPKLKAEHAWRKIIARMRYNVDGLKNGVDVTTTPEGFKFVYQQFVKQLREKPALNAMYGLVQASTFDNELNLPPDYIPSLMDSYPEQLIMAYLDGQFVNLTSGTIYTAYDRKLNGSQETIQPGEALFIGMDFNVGKMSAVVHVKRLGLPHAVDEIINGYDTPDMIKKIKERYWLYDGSDYRNTRQIRVYPDASGDSRKSVRASETDISLLKQAGFIVSAPGANPPVKDRINSMNAMFCNAAGQRRYRVNADKCPTYADDLEQQIWGTNGEPDKKQGNDHRPDAGGYFIHKEYPINKYSLAGVS; encoded by the coding sequence ATGCCGACGCTTAATTGCCCGCAGGCCACCTTCATCAACATGCCGCACAAGTTTCGCGGGTTCGTGGCCGGGTTCGGCTCGGGCAAGACCTGGGTAGGCTGCGCGGGTATCTGCAAGCACGTGTGGGAGTGGCCCCGGATCAACTCCGGCTACTTCGCCCCGACCTACCCTCAGATTCGCGACATCTTCTTCCCGACCATTGAGGAGGTCGCCTTCGACTGGGGCCTGAAGGTCAAGACGAAGGAGAGCGACAAAGAGGTCGAGTTCTACAGCGGCGGCCAGTACCGCAGCACGACCATCTGCCGCTCGATGGAGAAGCCCCAGACCATCGTGGGCTTCAAGATCGGGCACGCCCTGGTCGATGAGCTCGACGTTCTGCCCAAGCTCAAGGCGGAGCACGCCTGGCGCAAGATCATTGCCCGTATGCGCTACAACGTTGACGGACTCAAGAACGGCGTGGACGTAACCACGACCCCCGAGGGGTTCAAGTTCGTCTACCAGCAGTTCGTGAAGCAGCTGCGCGAGAAGCCAGCGCTGAACGCGATGTACGGCCTGGTGCAGGCGAGCACGTTCGACAACGAGCTGAACCTGCCGCCGGACTACATCCCGTCGCTGATGGACTCGTACCCAGAGCAGCTGATCATGGCCTACCTGGATGGCCAGTTCGTCAACCTGACGTCCGGGACGATCTACACCGCCTACGACCGCAAGCTGAACGGCAGCCAGGAGACCATCCAGCCTGGTGAGGCGCTGTTCATTGGCATGGACTTCAACGTCGGCAAGATGTCAGCAGTGGTGCACGTGAAGCGCCTAGGCCTACCGCATGCGGTCGACGAGATCATCAACGGCTACGACACGCCGGACATGATCAAGAAGATCAAGGAGCGGTACTGGCTGTACGACGGCAGCGATTACCGAAACACCCGACAGATTCGGGTTTACCCCGATGCCTCGGGCGATTCGCGCAAGTCCGTTAGGGCCAGCGAAACCGACATCTCCCTGCTCAAGCAGGCCGGCTTCATCGTCTCAGCCCCCGGCGCAAACCCGCCGGTGAAGGACCGCATCAACTCCATGAACGCCATGTTCTGCAACGCCGCCGGCCAGCGCCGGTACCGCGTCAACGCCGACAAGTGCCCGACCTATGCCGATGACCTCGAGCAGCAGATCTGGGGCACTAACGGCGAGCCTGACAAGAAGCAGGGCAACGACCACCGGCCAGACGCCGGCGGCTACTTCATCCACAAAGAGTACCCAATCAACAAGTACTCCCTCGCAGGTGTTTCCTAA
- a CDS encoding DUF2184 domain-containing protein, with translation MRHIQLLDAQAALGFVVSQTSYIERQVNEIVYADIQYPQLIPVDTSAPEWIKTVTYYSADKVGKADWINGNADDIPLASTERSKFETQIHMAGIGYGYGLEEISQAQMLGINLTADDAMAARRAYEEMVDRVALLGDSSKGFSGLFNFPGVTAGTAVTGNWATATADQILADVNTALTVQAQGTLFTAFSDTLLLPYSKFLLLATRKVNDQGLESILTYLQRNNVYTAQTGRPLMIKGLNGLDTAGAGSTARMITYRRDPSVLKMHIPMPHRFLPVYQAGPIRWEVPGIFRLGGVDVRRPAEVRYTDGI, from the coding sequence ATGCGACACATTCAGCTCCTCGATGCTCAGGCCGCCCTGGGCTTCGTGGTATCCCAGACCTCGTACATCGAGCGTCAGGTGAACGAGATCGTCTATGCGGACATCCAGTATCCGCAGCTGATCCCGGTCGACACCTCGGCCCCAGAGTGGATCAAGACTGTCACCTACTACTCGGCTGACAAGGTCGGTAAGGCCGACTGGATCAACGGCAACGCCGATGACATCCCGCTGGCCAGCACCGAACGCTCGAAGTTCGAGACCCAGATTCACATGGCTGGTATCGGCTACGGCTACGGCCTGGAAGAGATCAGCCAGGCGCAGATGCTGGGCATCAACCTGACCGCTGACGACGCCATGGCCGCCCGCCGGGCCTATGAGGAAATGGTCGACCGAGTTGCCCTTCTGGGTGACTCGTCGAAAGGCTTCTCGGGCCTGTTCAACTTCCCAGGCGTCACCGCCGGCACCGCTGTGACCGGCAACTGGGCTACCGCTACCGCCGACCAGATCCTGGCCGACGTCAACACGGCACTGACCGTGCAGGCCCAGGGCACGCTGTTCACCGCATTCTCCGACACCCTGCTACTGCCCTACAGCAAGTTCCTGCTGCTGGCCACCCGCAAGGTGAACGACCAAGGCCTGGAATCGATCCTGACCTACCTGCAGCGCAACAACGTGTACACCGCGCAGACCGGTCGTCCGCTGATGATCAAAGGCCTGAATGGTCTGGACACCGCCGGCGCTGGTAGCACCGCGCGCATGATCACCTACCGCCGCGACCCGTCGGTGCTGAAGATGCACATCCCGATGCCGCATCGCTTCCTGCCCGTGTACCAGGCCGGCCCGATCCGCTGGGAAGTCCCGGGCATCTTCCGCCTGGGCGGCGTGGACGTTCGCCGTCCTGCTGAAGTCCGCTACACCGACGGCATCTAA
- a CDS encoding DUF2213 domain-containing protein, producing the protein MHITDKVSLGDTRLNDSGYLEAFALTARTGIQQYLGAEVGRPDLKVVNVYRDEKEVFSKRSLDSFSKIPMTNDHPGQPVTAANWKQVAVGTTGDEVLRDGEYLKIGLKITDGDAVAAVQAGKRELSVGYSCELVWEDGEAPDGTKYQAKQTNIIADHIAIVQRGRAGSRASIGDSWPQHTPTPEERPMTLKTVTVDGIPVEVTDQGAVVIATLQGRLADAATKLTTTEAAHANAMAAKDSELAQKDAEIDDLKSKQITDAQIDARVKVRGDLIAKAKAIHDGDYSGKSDGEIRKAVVIAKIGDAAIAGKTDAYIDARFDLLLEDAAKDPVRQHLINQDGKPQNSHDNGQQAYEQRLNDAWKGGAK; encoded by the coding sequence ATGCACATCACTGACAAAGTCAGCCTGGGCGATACCAGGCTGAACGATTCCGGCTACCTGGAAGCTTTTGCGCTCACTGCCCGAACCGGCATTCAGCAGTACCTGGGCGCCGAGGTAGGCCGGCCAGACCTGAAGGTCGTGAACGTCTACCGCGACGAGAAGGAGGTTTTCTCCAAGCGCTCGCTGGATTCGTTCTCGAAGATCCCGATGACCAACGACCACCCGGGCCAGCCGGTTACCGCCGCCAACTGGAAGCAAGTGGCCGTGGGCACTACTGGCGACGAGGTGCTGCGCGACGGCGAGTACCTGAAGATCGGCCTGAAGATCACCGATGGTGACGCAGTAGCCGCGGTACAGGCCGGAAAGCGCGAACTGAGCGTGGGCTACAGCTGCGAACTGGTCTGGGAGGACGGGGAAGCCCCGGACGGCACCAAGTACCAGGCCAAGCAAACCAACATCATCGCCGACCACATCGCCATCGTTCAGCGCGGGCGGGCCGGCAGCCGGGCAAGCATTGGCGACTCCTGGCCACAACACACCCCAACCCCCGAGGAAAGACCCATGACCCTGAAGACGGTTACCGTCGACGGCATCCCGGTTGAAGTAACCGACCAGGGCGCCGTTGTCATCGCCACCCTGCAAGGCCGCCTGGCCGACGCTGCTACCAAACTGACCACCACCGAGGCTGCGCACGCCAATGCAATGGCTGCCAAGGACTCGGAACTGGCCCAGAAAGACGCCGAGATCGATGACCTGAAGTCCAAGCAGATCACCGACGCCCAGATTGACGCGCGCGTGAAGGTTCGCGGCGACCTCATCGCCAAGGCCAAGGCCATCCACGACGGCGACTACTCCGGCAAATCCGACGGCGAAATCCGCAAGGCCGTGGTCATCGCCAAGATCGGCGACGCCGCCATCGCTGGCAAGACCGATGCCTACATCGATGCGCGCTTCGACCTGTTGCTGGAGGATGCCGCCAAGGATCCGGTCCGCCAGCACCTGATCAATCAGGACGGCAAGCCGCAGAACAGCCATGACAACGGCCAGCAGGCCTATGAGCAGCGTCTGAACGACGCTTGGAAAGGGGGTGCCAAGTAA
- a CDS encoding phage tail tube protein, giving the protein MSSGAKVQLASIKEVTPGVTPAGDWKVLTRISNGLMPTFNSEENNEIGFTRMSQGTAQTTVDVGGDIETKWRFGALDDFMASCFGKDWAGNVLTMGDDRITFSIASYATDIGVSAIARGVQVANMNFDFPGDNEVTVTMTMAARSWDDKGDNTSFIVNAQPESSQRRFSFKDISGLRINGVQVGEGNACVDSFNLQFDNNVQTQRCIGNGNPYPGNIIATTFTPSGAITISWSRMAYELWKAQKGNDAISLEFTIGNADGGYKFLIPEMEVTADWPDGGSTDIIQVELNYTARRVAPTITRLPAPIVVAAVDVTPATLSLEVGDTGDLEVVVTPAGASQQVTWTTSAPTIASVSETGLVTALAVGAATITATSVADGTKTDTSAVTVTA; this is encoded by the coding sequence ATGTCGAGCGGTGCAAAAGTACAGCTTGCCTCCATCAAAGAGGTGACGCCAGGCGTAACGCCGGCCGGTGACTGGAAGGTGCTGACCCGCATCAGCAATGGCCTGATGCCGACCTTCAACTCGGAAGAGAACAACGAAATCGGCTTCACCCGCATGTCTCAGGGTACTGCCCAAACCACCGTGGACGTGGGCGGCGATATCGAAACCAAATGGCGCTTTGGCGCACTGGACGATTTCATGGCCTCCTGCTTCGGCAAGGACTGGGCCGGCAACGTCCTGACCATGGGCGACGACCGCATCACCTTCTCGATCGCATCCTACGCGACCGATATCGGTGTCTCGGCCATTGCTCGTGGCGTGCAAGTCGCAAACATGAACTTCGATTTCCCAGGCGACAACGAAGTCACGGTCACCATGACCATGGCGGCGCGCTCCTGGGATGACAAGGGCGACAACACGTCGTTCATCGTCAACGCCCAGCCCGAGTCCAGCCAGCGGCGGTTCAGCTTCAAAGACATCAGCGGCCTGCGTATCAACGGGGTCCAGGTTGGCGAGGGCAACGCCTGCGTCGACAGCTTCAACCTGCAGTTCGACAACAACGTGCAGACCCAGCGCTGTATCGGCAACGGCAACCCGTACCCGGGCAACATCATTGCCACCACCTTCACCCCGTCCGGCGCGATCACCATCAGCTGGTCGAGGATGGCCTACGAGCTGTGGAAGGCCCAGAAGGGTAATGACGCGATCAGCCTGGAATTCACCATCGGCAACGCCGACGGCGGCTACAAGTTCCTGATCCCCGAGATGGAAGTCACCGCAGACTGGCCTGATGGCGGATCGACCGACATCATCCAGGTGGAGCTGAACTACACCGCCCGCCGCGTGGCCCCGACCATCACCCGTCTGCCGGCGCCGATCGTTGTGGCTGCTGTGGATGTCACTCCGGCCACCCTGAGCCTGGAAGTAGGTGATACCGGTGACCTTGAAGTCGTGGTCACCCCGGCCGGTGCCAGCCAGCAAGTCACCTGGACCACCTCCGCCCCGACCATTGCCAGCGTGAGCGAGACCGGCCTGGTCACCGCTCTGGCAGTCGGCGCCGCCACCATCACGGCCACCAGCGTCGCAGACGGCACCAAGACCGACACCAGCGCTGTCACCGTCACCGCTTAA
- a CDS encoding structural cement protein Gp24 produces the protein MAVQTSYTATIRAGLPGMIVDMIPKTLISRTVQAAGGLAFGVPVIQGTADKAGRASTTGDTAAKFVGISVRDRSVKAEANQYSQYESARVMTKGAIWVTASVQVAAGDPVYFVPATGVWTNVATDNVLVANARFDTSTTGANQIAQVRLG, from the coding sequence ATGGCCGTTCAAACCAGCTACACCGCGACCATTCGCGCCGGCCTGCCGGGCATGATCGTGGACATGATCCCGAAGACCCTAATCTCCCGCACCGTGCAGGCTGCTGGCGGCCTGGCCTTCGGTGTGCCGGTCATCCAGGGCACTGCCGACAAGGCAGGTCGCGCCTCTACCACCGGCGACACCGCAGCCAAGTTTGTCGGCATCAGCGTCCGCGATCGCTCGGTCAAGGCCGAGGCCAACCAGTACAGCCAGTACGAATCGGCCCGCGTGATGACCAAGGGCGCTATCTGGGTGACCGCATCCGTGCAGGTTGCCGCAGGCGACCCGGTCTACTTCGTGCCGGCAACCGGCGTGTGGACCAACGTGGCCACTGACAACGTCCTGGTGGCAAACGCCCGCTTCGACACCAGCACTACCGGTGCAAACCAAATCGCTCAAGTCCGCCTGGGCTAA